The Thermanaerovibrio acidaminovorans DSM 6589 genome contains a region encoding:
- the ruvA gene encoding Holliday junction branch migration protein RuvA produces the protein MIRYLVGVVEELVGDLMVVQVGGVGVEVTGTRAALEMASPGESIRLPVYLSVSDSGISLYGFGDDHERRVFLLLLQASGVGCKMAMGILNSMDKGEVLDAIASGDVARISRAQGVGPKRAERICFELKDKVTSLGIPRGNSGALVSTGSILEALMGLGFSRGEAAMALGEVRSKGEDLPEDQLLLRALRVLQRR, from the coding sequence TTGATAAGATACCTGGTTGGGGTGGTTGAGGAGCTGGTGGGGGATCTGATGGTCGTCCAGGTGGGGGGCGTCGGTGTCGAGGTGACCGGCACCCGCGCGGCCCTGGAGATGGCCTCTCCAGGGGAGTCCATAAGGCTCCCGGTCTACCTTTCCGTAAGCGACAGCGGGATATCCCTTTACGGATTTGGGGATGACCACGAGAGGAGGGTGTTCCTGCTATTGTTGCAGGCCAGTGGGGTGGGCTGCAAGATGGCCATGGGAATACTGAACTCCATGGACAAGGGCGAAGTGCTGGATGCCATAGCCTCCGGTGACGTGGCCAGGATCTCCAGGGCCCAGGGGGTTGGTCCCAAGAGGGCGGAGAGGATATGCTTTGAGCTCAAGGACAAGGTGACATCCCTAGGGATCCCCAGGGGGAATTCGGGGGCGTTGGTTTCCACCGGCTCCATATTGGAGGCCCTCATGGGGCTTGGCTTCTCCAGGGGGGAGGCCGCCATGGCGCTGGGGGAGGTGCGATCCAAGGGGGAGGATCTGCCGGAGGACCAGCTTCTCCTGAGGGCCCTTAGGGTCCTCCAGAGGAGGTGA
- a CDS encoding crossover junction endodeoxyribonuclease RuvC has protein sequence MPRDLLCLGIDPGIGTLGYGLVRQRGGDLSAEGYGAIHTPPGLSLPERLSCLFGSLEGELGGVRPDLVAVERLYFGRNTTTAEMVWQARGVVLLFASRLGVPVLEPKPSEVKMAVCGYGGADKRQVQLMVTGLLGLKRCPSPDDVADALAVAIAGLSMCIGGYWG, from the coding sequence ATGCCTAGGGACCTCTTATGCCTCGGCATAGATCCCGGCATAGGCACCCTGGGTTACGGTCTGGTCCGACAGCGTGGTGGTGACCTTTCGGCGGAGGGGTATGGGGCCATCCATACCCCTCCGGGCCTTTCTCTGCCGGAAAGGTTATCGTGCCTCTTCGGATCCCTTGAGGGGGAGCTTGGAGGGGTTAGGCCTGACCTGGTGGCGGTGGAGAGGCTATACTTCGGCAGGAACACCACCACCGCGGAGATGGTTTGGCAGGCCAGGGGAGTGGTCCTCCTCTTCGCCTCCCGCCTCGGGGTCCCGGTCTTGGAGCCTAAGCCTTCGGAGGTCAAGATGGCGGTCTGTGGGTACGGTGGGGCGGATAAGAGGCAGGTTCAGCTCATGGTGACCGGCCTTCTGGGGCTGAAGAGGTGCCCGTCCCCGGACGACGTGGCGGACGCCCTGGCGGTGGCCATAGCTGGACTCTCCATGTGCATCGGGGGGTATTGGGGTTGA
- the ruvB gene encoding Holliday junction branch migration DNA helicase RuvB: MHRLREEDDGDVVAGRALRPESLDSFVGQEALKEKLRIFIAASKGRGEPLDHCLFYGPPGLGKTTMANIIAREMGGDLRVTTGPAIERAGDLAAILSNLRPKDVLFIDEIHRLPSVVEEVLYSAMEDFCLNIVIGKGPMARSIKLQLPPFTLVGATTRLGLLTSPLRARFGIVEQMELYTPEELTAIVRRGAEILGMSIEDEASYEIGRRSRGTPRVALRLLRRVRDVASVSGVAVIDIKTAKGALDMLGVDKEGLDDGDRKFLRALVELFDGGPVGLSTLAAALNEDPQTIEDIYEPFLIQKGLLERTPRGRKATRGTYSYLGVQPSGRFQQLILLEEE; this comes from the coding sequence ATGCACAGGCTTCGGGAGGAGGACGATGGTGATGTGGTGGCGGGCCGAGCGTTGAGGCCCGAAAGCCTGGACTCCTTCGTGGGGCAGGAGGCCCTGAAGGAGAAGCTTAGGATATTCATAGCCGCCTCCAAGGGCCGGGGGGAGCCCCTGGATCACTGTCTCTTCTACGGGCCCCCCGGCCTTGGGAAGACCACCATGGCCAACATAATAGCCCGGGAGATGGGGGGAGATCTCAGGGTAACCACCGGCCCGGCGATTGAGAGGGCGGGTGACCTGGCAGCCATCCTGTCGAACCTTCGTCCCAAGGACGTTCTTTTCATAGACGAGATCCATCGGTTGCCATCGGTGGTGGAGGAGGTCCTCTACTCCGCCATGGAGGACTTCTGCCTTAACATAGTTATAGGCAAGGGGCCCATGGCGCGGAGCATAAAACTCCAGCTTCCTCCCTTCACCCTGGTGGGGGCCACCACCAGGCTGGGGCTTCTCACCTCTCCACTTAGGGCCCGGTTCGGCATCGTGGAGCAGATGGAGCTGTACACTCCAGAGGAGCTGACCGCCATAGTTAGGCGGGGGGCGGAGATACTCGGGATGTCCATCGAGGACGAGGCGTCCTACGAGATAGGCCGAAGGTCCCGGGGGACCCCAAGGGTGGCCCTGCGTCTTCTGAGGCGCGTGAGGGACGTGGCCTCCGTGAGCGGTGTGGCGGTTATCGACATCAAGACCGCCAAGGGGGCTTTGGACATGCTTGGGGTCGACAAGGAGGGGCTGGACGACGGGGACCGTAAGTTCCTGAGGGCCCTGGTGGAGCTGTTCGACGGAGGCCCGGTTGGCCTGTCCACCCTGGCGGCGGCTCTCAACGAGGACCCCCAGACAATAGAGGACATTTACGAACCCTTCCTCATACAGAAGGGCCTGTTGGAGAGGACCCCAAGGGGCAGGAAGGCCACCCGGGGAACCTACTCCTACCTGGGCGTTCAGCCCTCCGGGAGGTTTCAGCAACTGATCCTTTTGGAGGAGGAGTAA